A stretch of the Myripristis murdjan chromosome 24, fMyrMur1.1, whole genome shotgun sequence genome encodes the following:
- the LOC115356708 gene encoding potassium voltage-gated channel subfamily H member 5-like isoform X3 — translation MMGSASCLATTEQKSCTRAAHAWTPIWLYMQVAPIRNENDKVVLFLCTFRDITLFKQPIEDESSRGWTKFARLTRALTNNRNLVQQLAPLSKTEVSHKPSRLAEVLQLGSDILPQYKQEAPKTPPHIILHYCAFKTTWDWVILILTFYTAIMVPYNVSFKTKQNNLAWLVLDSVVDVIFLIDIVLNFHTTFVGPAGEVISDAKLIRMNYLKTWFVIDLLSCLPYDIINAFENVDEDAITAASPANHLRESSNLHRNTTRTEDSVLPGLSSLFSSLKVIRLLRLGRVARKLDHYLEYGAAVLVLLVCVFGLVAHWLACIWYSIGDYEVIDETTNTIKTDSWLYQLALSIGTPYRYNASGTGQWEGGPNKDTLYISSLYFTMTSLTTIGFGNIAPTTDGEKIFSVAMMMVGSLLYATIFGNVTTIFQQMYTNTNRYHEMLNNVRDFLKLYQVPKGLSERVMDFIVSTWAMSKGIDTDKVLSICPKDMRADICVHLNRQVFNDHPAFRLASDGCLRSLAVEFQTTHCAPGDLIFHIGESVDTLCFVVSGSLEVIQDDEVIAILGKGDVFGDVFWKESTLARACANVRALTYCDLHVIRRDALMRVLEFYTAFANSFSRNLILTCNLRKRIIFRKIADVKREQERQKNEVTLSIPEDHPVRKLFQRFKQQRDSNMLGDTQTYQEQNCLQVEPQHSCHTDPNLCTQSQPNSSQQYKNTPCTGSVPGVAAPPQGSQTFLNTEISDQSRTQEAAEARPRPCAVDQAHKGVNSPIQRMGAAGQGAVGGFGSSGRGWAKFRNTISVAPAPPAVEQEKQTQKEENWAQGSQSSEQLSTDSKTLDSEEAQEMGSAGGGSSTGEGNEEKSALHKTDSCDSGITKSDLRIDRAGDPRSPVERSPLEKSPMERSPFEHSPGVENEGSIKHSFVQPGAENTLLQTTLCEAKLELKGDIQILSGRLSVLESQVGEILRLLSVRRRLSLPQTSTPKPKVKSQDFFTSQKPVSPETDDGPF, via the exons GGACACCAATATGGCTTTATATGCAGGTAGCCCCgatcagaaatgaaaatgataaggTGGTCCTTTTCCTCTGTACCTTCAGAGACATCACACTTTTCAAGCAGCCAATTGAAGATGAATCATCGAGAG GATGGACCAAGTTTGCCAGGCTGACACGAGCGTTAACCAACAATCGCAACTTGGTGCAGCAGCTGGCACCACTAAGCAAGACGGAGGTCAGCCACAAACCCTCCAGACTGGCTGAG GTTCTCCAGCTGGGTTCTGATATTCTGCCTCAGTATAAGCAAGAAGCTCCTAAGACCCCTCCCCACATCATCCTCCACTACTGCGCCTTTAAGACCACCTGGGACTGggtcatcctcatcctcaccttcTACACTGCCATCATGGTACCCTATAACGTTTCCTTCAAGACCAAGCAGAACAATTTGGCTTGGCTGGTGCTGGATAGCGTCGTGGACGTCATCTTCCTCATCGACATTGTGCTCAACTTCCACACCACCTTCGTTGGTCCTGCTGGAGAGGTCATTTCAGACGCCAAGCTGATTCGAATGAATTACCTCAAGACTTGGTTTGTCATCGacctgctgtcctgtctgccgTATGACATCATCAATGCCTTTGAAAATGTAGATGAG gATGCCATCACAGCTGCCTCTCCAGCAAATCACCTGCGTGAATCTTCAAATTTGCACAGGAATACCACGAGGACAGAAGACTCTGTTCTCCCA GGTCTCAGCAGTCTGTTCAGCTCACTGAAGGTGATCCGGTTGCTCCGGTTGGGCCGAGTAGCCCGGAAGCTGGACCACTACCTGGAATACGGAGCAGCCGTCCTGGTCCTGTTGGTGTGCGTCTTTGGCCTTGTAGCGCACTGGCTGGCCTGCATCTGGTACAGCATTGGAGACTACGAGGTCATCGACGAGACCACCAACACCATTAAGACAGACAGCTGGCTGTACCAGCTGGCCCTCAGTATCGGCACACCTTATCGTTACAATGCGAGCGGTACAGGCCAGTGGGAAGGAGGCCCCAATAAAGACACTCTCTACATCTCCTCCCTCTACTTCACCATGACCAGTCTCACCACTATTGGGTTTGGAAACATCGCTCCGACCACAGATGGTGAGAAGATTTTCTCCGTGGCCATGATGATGGTGGGCT cTCTACTTTATGCTACCATCTTTGGGAATGTGACCACCATCTTCCAGCAGATGTACACCAACACTAACCGCTACCATGAGATGCTCAACAATGTGCGTGACTTCCTAAAGCTTTACCAGGTACCCAAAGGCCTGAGTGAGAGGGTGATGGACTTCATCGTCTCCACCTGGGCGATGTCTAAGGGCATCGACACAGATAAG GTTCTTTCAATCTGTCCCAAAGACATGCGAGCAGACATCTGCGTCCACCTCAACAGACAAGTGTTCAATGACCACCCAGCGTTTCGACTGGCCAGTGACGGCTGCCTGCGCTCTCTAGCCGTGGAGTTTCAGACTACACACTGCGCACCTGGAGACCTTATATTCCACATAGGCGAGAGTGTGGACACCCTGTGCTTTGTGGTCTCtgggtcactagaggtcatccAGGATGATGAGGTTATTGCCATACTAG GTAAAGGCGATGTGTTTGGAGACGTCTTCTGGAAAGAGTCCACACTGGCACGTGCCTGTGCCAATGTCCGGGCTCTGACCTACTGCGATCTGCATGTCATCAGAAGAGATGCTCTGATGAGAGTGCTGGAGTTTTACACAGCCTTCGCCAACTCATTCTCCCGCAACCTCATCCTCACCTGCAATCTGCGCAAACGG ATAATCTTCAGAAAGATCGCTGATGTGAAGCGGGAGCAGGAGCGCCAGAAGAACGAAGTGACTCTCTCCATCCCTGAAGACCATCCAGTCCGCAAGCTATTCCAGAGGTTCAAGCAGCAGAGGGACTCTAACATGCTGGGAGACACTCAGACTTATCAAGAGCAGAACTGTCTGCAGGTGGAGCCTCAGCACTCATGTCACACTGACCCCAACCTCTGCACCCAAAGTCAGCCCAACTCCTCTCAGCAGTACAAGAACACACCTTGCACAGGCAGCGTCCCAGGTGTGGCTGCTCCTCCACAAGGCTCACAAACATTTCTCAACACTGAGATCTCAGACCAAAGCCGTACGCAAGAGGCTGCAGAAGCGAGACCAAGGCCTTGTGCGGTGGATCAAGCACACAAGGGGGTCAACAGTCCAATCCAGCGCATGGGGGCAGCTGGACAGGGAGCGGTAGGTGGTTTTGGCAGCAGCGGCCGAGGCTGGGCAAAGTTCAGGAACACCATTTCAGTTGCACCAGCACCTCCTGCTGTTGAGCaagaaaagcaaacacagaaagaagagaACTGGGCTCAAGGGTCCCAGTCATCAGAGCAATTATCTACTGACAGCAAAACCTTGGATTCAGAAGAAGCTCAGGAAATGGGGAGTGCAGGAGGTGGCAGCAGCACAGGGgaaggaaatgaggaaaagagCGCCCTACACAAAACTGACTCCTGCGACAGTGGCATTACCAAGAGCGATCTGCGCATCGACAGAGCCGGGGATCCAAGAAGCCCCGTTGAGCGAAGCCCCCTGGAAAAGAGCCCGATGGAGAGAAGCCCGTTTGAGCACAGCCCTGGGGTTGAAAATGAAGGCTCAATCAAACACTCCTTTGTGCAGCCCGGGGCTGAGAACACACTCCTTCAAACAACTCTCTGTGAAGCCAAGCTGGAGCTGAAGGGCGACATTCAGATACTGAGTGGCCGACTGTCAGTCCTCGAGTCTCAGGTGGGAGAGATCCTCAGACTGCTGTCAGTCAGAAGAAGGCTGTCACTGCCACAGACTTCAACTCCAAAGCCAAAAGTCAAAAGTCAGGACTTCTTCACCTCCCAGAAGCCTGTCTCACCAGAAACAGATGATGGGccattttga
- the LOC115356708 gene encoding potassium voltage-gated channel subfamily H member 5-like isoform X2, producing MHGGKRGLVAPQNTFLENIVRRSSETSFLLGNAQIVEWPVVYSNDGFCKLSGYHRAEVMHKSSTCIDITLFKQPIEDESSRGWTKFARLTRALTNNRNLVQQLAPLSKTEVSHKPSRLAEVLQLGSDILPQYKQEAPKTPPHIILHYCAFKTTWDWVILILTFYTAIMVPYNVSFKTKQNNLAWLVLDSVVDVIFLIDIVLNFHTTFVGPAGEVISDAKLIRMNYLKTWFVIDLLSCLPYDIINAFENVDEDAITAASPANHLRESSNLHRNTTRTEDSVLPGLSSLFSSLKVIRLLRLGRVARKLDHYLEYGAAVLVLLVCVFGLVAHWLACIWYSIGDYEVIDETTNTIKTDSWLYQLALSIGTPYRYNASGTGQWEGGPNKDTLYISSLYFTMTSLTTIGFGNIAPTTDGEKIFSVAMMMVGSLLYATIFGNVTTIFQQMYTNTNRYHEMLNNVRDFLKLYQVPKGLSERVMDFIVSTWAMSKGIDTDKVLSICPKDMRADICVHLNRQVFNDHPAFRLASDGCLRSLAVEFQTTHCAPGDLIFHIGESVDTLCFVVSGSLEVIQDDEVIAILGKGDVFGDVFWKESTLARACANVRALTYCDLHVIRRDALMRVLEFYTAFANSFSRNLILTCNLRKRIIFRKIADVKREQERQKNEVTLSIPEDHPVRKLFQRFKQQRDSNMLGDTQTYQEQNCLQVEPQHSCHTDPNLCTQSQPNSSQQYKNTPCTGSVPGVAAPPQGSQTFLNTEISDQSRTQEAAEARPRPCAVDQAHKGVNSPIQRMGAAGQGAVGGFGSSGRGWAKFRNTISVAPAPPAVEQEKQTQKEENWAQGSQSSEQLSTDSKTLDSEEAQEMGSAGGGSSTGEGNEEKSALHKTDSCDSGITKSDLRIDRAGDPRSPVERSPLEKSPMERSPFEHSPGVENEGSIKHSFVQPGAENTLLQTTLCEAKLELKGDIQILSGRLSVLESQVGEILRLLSVRRRLSLPQTSTPKPKVKSQDFFTSQKPVSPETDDGPF from the exons AGACATCACACTTTTCAAGCAGCCAATTGAAGATGAATCATCGAGAG GATGGACCAAGTTTGCCAGGCTGACACGAGCGTTAACCAACAATCGCAACTTGGTGCAGCAGCTGGCACCACTAAGCAAGACGGAGGTCAGCCACAAACCCTCCAGACTGGCTGAG GTTCTCCAGCTGGGTTCTGATATTCTGCCTCAGTATAAGCAAGAAGCTCCTAAGACCCCTCCCCACATCATCCTCCACTACTGCGCCTTTAAGACCACCTGGGACTGggtcatcctcatcctcaccttcTACACTGCCATCATGGTACCCTATAACGTTTCCTTCAAGACCAAGCAGAACAATTTGGCTTGGCTGGTGCTGGATAGCGTCGTGGACGTCATCTTCCTCATCGACATTGTGCTCAACTTCCACACCACCTTCGTTGGTCCTGCTGGAGAGGTCATTTCAGACGCCAAGCTGATTCGAATGAATTACCTCAAGACTTGGTTTGTCATCGacctgctgtcctgtctgccgTATGACATCATCAATGCCTTTGAAAATGTAGATGAG gATGCCATCACAGCTGCCTCTCCAGCAAATCACCTGCGTGAATCTTCAAATTTGCACAGGAATACCACGAGGACAGAAGACTCTGTTCTCCCA GGTCTCAGCAGTCTGTTCAGCTCACTGAAGGTGATCCGGTTGCTCCGGTTGGGCCGAGTAGCCCGGAAGCTGGACCACTACCTGGAATACGGAGCAGCCGTCCTGGTCCTGTTGGTGTGCGTCTTTGGCCTTGTAGCGCACTGGCTGGCCTGCATCTGGTACAGCATTGGAGACTACGAGGTCATCGACGAGACCACCAACACCATTAAGACAGACAGCTGGCTGTACCAGCTGGCCCTCAGTATCGGCACACCTTATCGTTACAATGCGAGCGGTACAGGCCAGTGGGAAGGAGGCCCCAATAAAGACACTCTCTACATCTCCTCCCTCTACTTCACCATGACCAGTCTCACCACTATTGGGTTTGGAAACATCGCTCCGACCACAGATGGTGAGAAGATTTTCTCCGTGGCCATGATGATGGTGGGCT cTCTACTTTATGCTACCATCTTTGGGAATGTGACCACCATCTTCCAGCAGATGTACACCAACACTAACCGCTACCATGAGATGCTCAACAATGTGCGTGACTTCCTAAAGCTTTACCAGGTACCCAAAGGCCTGAGTGAGAGGGTGATGGACTTCATCGTCTCCACCTGGGCGATGTCTAAGGGCATCGACACAGATAAG GTTCTTTCAATCTGTCCCAAAGACATGCGAGCAGACATCTGCGTCCACCTCAACAGACAAGTGTTCAATGACCACCCAGCGTTTCGACTGGCCAGTGACGGCTGCCTGCGCTCTCTAGCCGTGGAGTTTCAGACTACACACTGCGCACCTGGAGACCTTATATTCCACATAGGCGAGAGTGTGGACACCCTGTGCTTTGTGGTCTCtgggtcactagaggtcatccAGGATGATGAGGTTATTGCCATACTAG GTAAAGGCGATGTGTTTGGAGACGTCTTCTGGAAAGAGTCCACACTGGCACGTGCCTGTGCCAATGTCCGGGCTCTGACCTACTGCGATCTGCATGTCATCAGAAGAGATGCTCTGATGAGAGTGCTGGAGTTTTACACAGCCTTCGCCAACTCATTCTCCCGCAACCTCATCCTCACCTGCAATCTGCGCAAACGG ATAATCTTCAGAAAGATCGCTGATGTGAAGCGGGAGCAGGAGCGCCAGAAGAACGAAGTGACTCTCTCCATCCCTGAAGACCATCCAGTCCGCAAGCTATTCCAGAGGTTCAAGCAGCAGAGGGACTCTAACATGCTGGGAGACACTCAGACTTATCAAGAGCAGAACTGTCTGCAGGTGGAGCCTCAGCACTCATGTCACACTGACCCCAACCTCTGCACCCAAAGTCAGCCCAACTCCTCTCAGCAGTACAAGAACACACCTTGCACAGGCAGCGTCCCAGGTGTGGCTGCTCCTCCACAAGGCTCACAAACATTTCTCAACACTGAGATCTCAGACCAAAGCCGTACGCAAGAGGCTGCAGAAGCGAGACCAAGGCCTTGTGCGGTGGATCAAGCACACAAGGGGGTCAACAGTCCAATCCAGCGCATGGGGGCAGCTGGACAGGGAGCGGTAGGTGGTTTTGGCAGCAGCGGCCGAGGCTGGGCAAAGTTCAGGAACACCATTTCAGTTGCACCAGCACCTCCTGCTGTTGAGCaagaaaagcaaacacagaaagaagagaACTGGGCTCAAGGGTCCCAGTCATCAGAGCAATTATCTACTGACAGCAAAACCTTGGATTCAGAAGAAGCTCAGGAAATGGGGAGTGCAGGAGGTGGCAGCAGCACAGGGgaaggaaatgaggaaaagagCGCCCTACACAAAACTGACTCCTGCGACAGTGGCATTACCAAGAGCGATCTGCGCATCGACAGAGCCGGGGATCCAAGAAGCCCCGTTGAGCGAAGCCCCCTGGAAAAGAGCCCGATGGAGAGAAGCCCGTTTGAGCACAGCCCTGGGGTTGAAAATGAAGGCTCAATCAAACACTCCTTTGTGCAGCCCGGGGCTGAGAACACACTCCTTCAAACAACTCTCTGTGAAGCCAAGCTGGAGCTGAAGGGCGACATTCAGATACTGAGTGGCCGACTGTCAGTCCTCGAGTCTCAGGTGGGAGAGATCCTCAGACTGCTGTCAGTCAGAAGAAGGCTGTCACTGCCACAGACTTCAACTCCAAAGCCAAAAGTCAAAAGTCAGGACTTCTTCACCTCCCAGAAGCCTGTCTCACCAGAAACAGATGATGGGccattttga
- the LOC115356708 gene encoding potassium voltage-gated channel subfamily H member 5-like isoform X1, which yields MHGGKRGLVAPQNTFLENIVRRSSETSFLLGNAQIVEWPVVYSNDGFCKLSGYHRAEVMHKSSTCMFMYGDLTDKKTIDKIRQTFDNYESNFFEVLLYTKNRTPIWLYMQVAPIRNENDKVVLFLCTFRDITLFKQPIEDESSRGWTKFARLTRALTNNRNLVQQLAPLSKTEVSHKPSRLAEVLQLGSDILPQYKQEAPKTPPHIILHYCAFKTTWDWVILILTFYTAIMVPYNVSFKTKQNNLAWLVLDSVVDVIFLIDIVLNFHTTFVGPAGEVISDAKLIRMNYLKTWFVIDLLSCLPYDIINAFENVDEDAITAASPANHLRESSNLHRNTTRTEDSVLPGLSSLFSSLKVIRLLRLGRVARKLDHYLEYGAAVLVLLVCVFGLVAHWLACIWYSIGDYEVIDETTNTIKTDSWLYQLALSIGTPYRYNASGTGQWEGGPNKDTLYISSLYFTMTSLTTIGFGNIAPTTDGEKIFSVAMMMVGSLLYATIFGNVTTIFQQMYTNTNRYHEMLNNVRDFLKLYQVPKGLSERVMDFIVSTWAMSKGIDTDKVLSICPKDMRADICVHLNRQVFNDHPAFRLASDGCLRSLAVEFQTTHCAPGDLIFHIGESVDTLCFVVSGSLEVIQDDEVIAILGKGDVFGDVFWKESTLARACANVRALTYCDLHVIRRDALMRVLEFYTAFANSFSRNLILTCNLRKRIIFRKIADVKREQERQKNEVTLSIPEDHPVRKLFQRFKQQRDSNMLGDTQTYQEQNCLQVEPQHSCHTDPNLCTQSQPNSSQQYKNTPCTGSVPGVAAPPQGSQTFLNTEISDQSRTQEAAEARPRPCAVDQAHKGVNSPIQRMGAAGQGAVGGFGSSGRGWAKFRNTISVAPAPPAVEQEKQTQKEENWAQGSQSSEQLSTDSKTLDSEEAQEMGSAGGGSSTGEGNEEKSALHKTDSCDSGITKSDLRIDRAGDPRSPVERSPLEKSPMERSPFEHSPGVENEGSIKHSFVQPGAENTLLQTTLCEAKLELKGDIQILSGRLSVLESQVGEILRLLSVRRRLSLPQTSTPKPKVKSQDFFTSQKPVSPETDDGPF from the exons GTTCATGTATGGTGACCTGACTGATAAGAAGACTATAGACAAAATCAGACAGACCTTTGATAACTATGAGTCCAATTTCTTTGAGGTGCTGCTCTATACAAAGAATC GGACACCAATATGGCTTTATATGCAGGTAGCCCCgatcagaaatgaaaatgataaggTGGTCCTTTTCCTCTGTACCTTCAGAGACATCACACTTTTCAAGCAGCCAATTGAAGATGAATCATCGAGAG GATGGACCAAGTTTGCCAGGCTGACACGAGCGTTAACCAACAATCGCAACTTGGTGCAGCAGCTGGCACCACTAAGCAAGACGGAGGTCAGCCACAAACCCTCCAGACTGGCTGAG GTTCTCCAGCTGGGTTCTGATATTCTGCCTCAGTATAAGCAAGAAGCTCCTAAGACCCCTCCCCACATCATCCTCCACTACTGCGCCTTTAAGACCACCTGGGACTGggtcatcctcatcctcaccttcTACACTGCCATCATGGTACCCTATAACGTTTCCTTCAAGACCAAGCAGAACAATTTGGCTTGGCTGGTGCTGGATAGCGTCGTGGACGTCATCTTCCTCATCGACATTGTGCTCAACTTCCACACCACCTTCGTTGGTCCTGCTGGAGAGGTCATTTCAGACGCCAAGCTGATTCGAATGAATTACCTCAAGACTTGGTTTGTCATCGacctgctgtcctgtctgccgTATGACATCATCAATGCCTTTGAAAATGTAGATGAG gATGCCATCACAGCTGCCTCTCCAGCAAATCACCTGCGTGAATCTTCAAATTTGCACAGGAATACCACGAGGACAGAAGACTCTGTTCTCCCA GGTCTCAGCAGTCTGTTCAGCTCACTGAAGGTGATCCGGTTGCTCCGGTTGGGCCGAGTAGCCCGGAAGCTGGACCACTACCTGGAATACGGAGCAGCCGTCCTGGTCCTGTTGGTGTGCGTCTTTGGCCTTGTAGCGCACTGGCTGGCCTGCATCTGGTACAGCATTGGAGACTACGAGGTCATCGACGAGACCACCAACACCATTAAGACAGACAGCTGGCTGTACCAGCTGGCCCTCAGTATCGGCACACCTTATCGTTACAATGCGAGCGGTACAGGCCAGTGGGAAGGAGGCCCCAATAAAGACACTCTCTACATCTCCTCCCTCTACTTCACCATGACCAGTCTCACCACTATTGGGTTTGGAAACATCGCTCCGACCACAGATGGTGAGAAGATTTTCTCCGTGGCCATGATGATGGTGGGCT cTCTACTTTATGCTACCATCTTTGGGAATGTGACCACCATCTTCCAGCAGATGTACACCAACACTAACCGCTACCATGAGATGCTCAACAATGTGCGTGACTTCCTAAAGCTTTACCAGGTACCCAAAGGCCTGAGTGAGAGGGTGATGGACTTCATCGTCTCCACCTGGGCGATGTCTAAGGGCATCGACACAGATAAG GTTCTTTCAATCTGTCCCAAAGACATGCGAGCAGACATCTGCGTCCACCTCAACAGACAAGTGTTCAATGACCACCCAGCGTTTCGACTGGCCAGTGACGGCTGCCTGCGCTCTCTAGCCGTGGAGTTTCAGACTACACACTGCGCACCTGGAGACCTTATATTCCACATAGGCGAGAGTGTGGACACCCTGTGCTTTGTGGTCTCtgggtcactagaggtcatccAGGATGATGAGGTTATTGCCATACTAG GTAAAGGCGATGTGTTTGGAGACGTCTTCTGGAAAGAGTCCACACTGGCACGTGCCTGTGCCAATGTCCGGGCTCTGACCTACTGCGATCTGCATGTCATCAGAAGAGATGCTCTGATGAGAGTGCTGGAGTTTTACACAGCCTTCGCCAACTCATTCTCCCGCAACCTCATCCTCACCTGCAATCTGCGCAAACGG ATAATCTTCAGAAAGATCGCTGATGTGAAGCGGGAGCAGGAGCGCCAGAAGAACGAAGTGACTCTCTCCATCCCTGAAGACCATCCAGTCCGCAAGCTATTCCAGAGGTTCAAGCAGCAGAGGGACTCTAACATGCTGGGAGACACTCAGACTTATCAAGAGCAGAACTGTCTGCAGGTGGAGCCTCAGCACTCATGTCACACTGACCCCAACCTCTGCACCCAAAGTCAGCCCAACTCCTCTCAGCAGTACAAGAACACACCTTGCACAGGCAGCGTCCCAGGTGTGGCTGCTCCTCCACAAGGCTCACAAACATTTCTCAACACTGAGATCTCAGACCAAAGCCGTACGCAAGAGGCTGCAGAAGCGAGACCAAGGCCTTGTGCGGTGGATCAAGCACACAAGGGGGTCAACAGTCCAATCCAGCGCATGGGGGCAGCTGGACAGGGAGCGGTAGGTGGTTTTGGCAGCAGCGGCCGAGGCTGGGCAAAGTTCAGGAACACCATTTCAGTTGCACCAGCACCTCCTGCTGTTGAGCaagaaaagcaaacacagaaagaagagaACTGGGCTCAAGGGTCCCAGTCATCAGAGCAATTATCTACTGACAGCAAAACCTTGGATTCAGAAGAAGCTCAGGAAATGGGGAGTGCAGGAGGTGGCAGCAGCACAGGGgaaggaaatgaggaaaagagCGCCCTACACAAAACTGACTCCTGCGACAGTGGCATTACCAAGAGCGATCTGCGCATCGACAGAGCCGGGGATCCAAGAAGCCCCGTTGAGCGAAGCCCCCTGGAAAAGAGCCCGATGGAGAGAAGCCCGTTTGAGCACAGCCCTGGGGTTGAAAATGAAGGCTCAATCAAACACTCCTTTGTGCAGCCCGGGGCTGAGAACACACTCCTTCAAACAACTCTCTGTGAAGCCAAGCTGGAGCTGAAGGGCGACATTCAGATACTGAGTGGCCGACTGTCAGTCCTCGAGTCTCAGGTGGGAGAGATCCTCAGACTGCTGTCAGTCAGAAGAAGGCTGTCACTGCCACAGACTTCAACTCCAAAGCCAAAAGTCAAAAGTCAGGACTTCTTCACCTCCCAGAAGCCTGTCTCACCAGAAACAGATGATGGGccattttga